The genomic DNA gatttttctttaatttcaaataaatatctccATCAATtcatcatccaattaatttatCATATGTAACTGTACGTGTTGTGTGACACAACTATTTTTAGTTACCAATGTatcctaaataaaaaataaaataattaaatcatgtTTAACAAAAAATAGTGGTCAACCAGACAACCACCATTAATTGGTGAAGGGGGTTGCCTCTCACCACATGGCTTGTCAAACGAGAACTATGACAtcaattaattagtttaaaatagtatatcattaattaattggccAAGAAGTTAATGGAGAAACCTACTTTAAACCTTACAGTTATGTAGGACACGTTTTCCAATTttacaatcaattttgtttCGTTGCATCTAAAAATGTATATGatgccacatttttaaaaattgtaaatagcGCAAcaatatatacaccattaaatccataaaatttaatctaaactaTAAAATGAATCATCTCCAATTCCCTTGAAAGGAAGAGGTTTCCATATACACCATATCACTTGAAATCTATTTGACGATTCAATAAAGACTTGTGGGAGGATAAGAAGATAGCCATAAAAAACAAGGTCTTGCAAGAGTAGCTTCATAATTCATAACATCTCACCAGATTTGAATACCAGACTTTTCTCAACAAACATTGCAAACTATCATTATCACGTTTTTTCCCTttccaaaaggaaaataaagcgCACAGAAGAAAATTCTCAGAAATGTATGATTTACATTACAGTCATGGACATTATCTGCCGAGCAAGACCCGGATCTTGCTCCAAGAGCTCCTTAAGGTTGTTCTCCACCTCCACCATCTGCTTTTCTAAATATTCCTTTGATGTCTGTCCGGAGCCcaacaacagaaaatatttgCACAAAAATTTCAGAAGAATGAGAGAAAATTAGTACATTGTCTTTCAAAAGAACGATGATTAGCGGCAGAAGTTAAGCGAGGTTTCCAGGCACAGCTAAGGCCAAACAAGCAGGGGAAAAATTGGCTATTTGGCTCATTCAAAACCTTAAACAGTAGCTAATTTCCACGGCAGTAAATAATCTACACGGTGGCCGGTGCTACGATCAAAAATCAACATGTACCATTTTCCTGCAAGCCTTCTTACTATAAACTCTTCTATTTGTTATTCCTTGTTAAACTAAATAATCTTGGTAACTTTTTTATGGAGATCACtcctagagcaaaaattcattAGCCCGTTTCGCCGATTTCACCCTACTTGTACTTTATACCTGATTGTGAATCATTTAAGGTTGCTTAAGCACACAAGGTAATCATGGTATTACAATTTCCGAATCTTTTAGATAAATTCAACTGAACAAAAATTAGATCTTTCATTATcgaaaagaaaatcagaggtttcaattttaaaaataaagggCAAAACAtctattaaagaaaaaactttaaGCCAAACTCAggtcaaaattcaaaaaaaaaaaaagaccaaatgaAACGGATATGATGATTCATTATTATGATCCTCCAATCCAAATTGCTGGACTACAAACCTAAAACCTTCCAGATGGACATTATAAATAAACATTAGGATGGATCTAGAATTCATTTATTGCTTTCTTTGTTCATTTTGgattgggggggggggaggtaTTTTAGATGGGGGCCTTGCATGTGAACAATATTTAATTTCACCAGTAATTTCTCTGTAATATgtattaggaaaaatatatattggccAAGAGAATATCAAAGATGAAacacaaacaaagaaaaggTAGGGGAGGGAGTGTAGAAAGAAGAGATTTTGCACggggaaaaatgaaaaggttAATGCACCTGTAATGAGGCAATTGCAGTTTCGCTATCCTTCAGCTTTTGTTCCTGTTCATTCATTAAAACTGACTTGGGTTCTAACACAAACCTGGCCACCatcagagagacagagagagagattcatcAGAGTACATCACAATGTTTTAGAAAGCAGACTGTTCAATAAACCAGAAAAGTGAAAAGGGTCAAGGGTCAGAGGTTCAACCACCAGGCTGACCGTGATCGAACCAATCatagatatttaattaaaaacaaaaagaacataTAATGACATGTAATCCATTCAAATAAATCTATAAACTATAAAGCTTAACAGATTCTAAATTCTGCATCAATTAGTGAAGcaaatatatacacacacacacatttacTTGGATTATGCATGTATGAATCAAAAAATAACCAAGCATTTTTGAGTGAAAGGATGCATCTAATTTATCGTTTAAACTTTATTATCTCTCACACAAGTGACCTTAAGCTATTGATGATCTAGATTATAAACAAAAACTCACCATTGGGTGGAAAAGTGGGTGAAACCATATCAATCTTCATAGGGCACCGCCTATCTTGGTTTATCCCTTAATAATATCtatatgcaattttgtttaataCTAAATACATAAATGTGTGCCAAATGATTGTTAATAATGTATGCATAAATAGCTTTTGTATTAAAAAAGCTATTGGATAGGCCAATGGAACATAATCTTCTCcgattcatttgaactgaaaaatagttaataatattttaggagaaaaatttactttctcaaatttagagagctacttttaaaataaattaaacatcaACTCgtttgggtttgcaatttttttctattctaatgaactaaatttaaaattgtaaatattgtggagaaaaaagagttgagattatatctatacatttctctacttcagttaaatattattattttattagttttaaaccaatcaagGGAGATGAAGGttaaaataaacttaaaaaattatacaactttagagcatgtttgccaaaggactggacccaaagacccaaaaaaattcatctcaaaatcaatttcaacatttttactttttattactattcaaataaaaaaatcactacaaaataatttttttttttttttttttttttttttgcacttttgTATTAATAGCCTATCCAATTGAGAATGAACAATCAATTGAATTGGGCCAGGGAGAGATTGGACCCCAGCCCAGCTCTAACAGCTCAATGGCTGGACCATGATTGACAACAGCCCAATCTGGTTCATTGACCAAAATGAATAGATGGGCATGACTGGAATGGATCGAGCCCTCCAGCAGTTCATCCGGTCTCTCTGGCCAGTCCAGTTTGAATTTAAATCTTTGATCTGTCATCTATAATCTGGCAAGCCCATAAATCAAGAATTTTGTGAACTTTTCTCATGCTCAAATAGATTATGCAAAACTCACGTTctccctgcaaaacaaaaataagtaaatGTCAAATTGGGAGTAGGTTGCCCAAAGTAGCACAGTTAAAACTAAAATGCCAGATATGACTGTAATTCatgattcaaataaaaatcagaCAACccttttcaaaact from Corylus avellana chromosome ca6, CavTom2PMs-1.0 includes the following:
- the LOC132184498 gene encoding prefoldin subunit 1-like, which produces MADEANRAAFRDIQGRMIEITGKLKQVQNQMRNKEGEKKRAFLTLEELRQLSDDTNTYKSIGRTFVLEPKSVLMNEQEQKLKDSETAIASLQTSKEYLEKQMVEVENNLKELLEQDPGLARQIMSMTVM